A stretch of DNA from Pseudorca crassidens isolate mPseCra1 chromosome X, mPseCra1.hap1, whole genome shotgun sequence:
CGCCTCCCCCTCTCAGTTTCACttacgccccccacccccccgcccccgtggCCAGGCGGCTCCTCCGCGACCCCTCGCACTACATCCCCTCCAaacaccctcccccacccaccagctGGTGGCGCTCCGCTCTGGGCCCTGGAAGCCGGGCACCCCGCCATGCGTAGAGGTCAGACTGCCTCTCTCACCTCCCCACACCGGGGAGTCCTCCCCCGAGCACACTCAGCGCCAGGGGCTCTCGCTTCTCATACCCCAGACGCAGAGCCCACCCGTCTTGCCCCCGCCCACCCGGGAGCCGGAGCCCCCTAACTGCCACGAGcgtcctccccccccaccccacgccccgCCCCGCCGGGAGCTCCCCTAACGCCTACCGCACCCGCGCCCGGGAGTCCTCCCCATCGACCCCCGCCTCAGCCAGGAGTAGCTCCCCCTTCCTCCCGCCACACGCAGCAGCCGTTAGCCCTCCCCTCCCGTCTCGGCCCCGGGGGTGGGGCCCGCCCGTCccgtcctccccacccccgcagccAGTCGTCCTCTCCTCTGGCCCCCAAGGCCGGCCCCACCCGACCAGCAGGAAGCCCTCCGCTCAGGCCCCCCCCCACGCTTAGCCATTAGCCCCACCCTCTGCACCCCGACTCCAGAACGCCCCCCACCAGCCACCCCGGAAGCCAGCGGTCCTCCCCTCTGACCCGCTCACTGGGGGACCCTTCCCTCAGCCCCCCTTCAGCCCGCTACCCTCCGCCGCCGCTCCCCCACTCCCAACCGAGCAGCCCGTAGCCCTCCCCCGACCTCCACTCCTTCCCCGGGCCCCCGGTACCTGCGGAGTCCAGCCCCCGGCAAAGCCCCCGCCTGTCTCCTGACTCGCTCTGACTCTGTGGATGGCTCCGGAGTCCCGCTCACGAGGGGGCTGAAGAGCTCGTCTCAGCAGAGCAGCCAGGAACTGTGCCGCCGACTGTCCCAGGCACTCTGTGCGAACGCCACGTGGGCTTCCGGGTGCTCCCGGAAGCCCCAGGAAGATGAGGGAGAAAGTTCTAGACGTCTCTTTACCGAGAAACTGGTTGGATCAGAAGAGCACGTGAGGAGGCGCTCTGCTACGGAAGCAGCAGTAGCCATGCGCACTGAGGGCCTGAGGTCCCAAGGCTTGGCGCCTCCGGAAGCAAAAGACACGCCCATTGGCCTTCCACCAATAGGAAGGCCTCCTGCGAGGCTGCGGAGTTGGGGGAGCGAACTTGGCGATGCAGAGCCCATTGTGGCAAGTACGTCCATTTGTCTTTACAGGTGGTTTTCTACTGTGATTGATAATGTCATAAACCTATTCttatttctttggtttgttttaacttttgaattttattttatgtatttttttatacagcaggttcttatgagttacccattttatacatattagtgtacatttgtcaatcccaatctcccaattcatcacaccccccgcccgcccccaccATTTTCTCACCTTGGTGCCCATATGtttgtgctctacatctgtgtctctatttctgccctgcaaaccggttcatctgtaccatttatctaggttccacatatgtgcattaatacacgatatttgtttctctctttctgacttccttcactctgtatgacagtctctagatccatccacatctctacaaatgacccaatttcgttcctttgtacggctgagtaataaataatagtaataaagctCTTCTTTATATGGACTGGTTTCTTGTCTAGTTGTATCAACTAGCCATCTTCTCACATGGCACAAGAGGATGAGGCAGCcgtctggggcctcttttataagggaggtaatctcattcatgagggctcccccCTCATGGGCTAATCACTTCCCAGGGcctgagggaggactgaggggagcctggaccccagaacaCAGTTGGACCTGGGAAGCCAAAGGGCGGGATGAGCACgtgcagcacttcctgacatccgggtctcagagacgctggggaggggagtacggggcggggtctcagagaggctagggagggggtataagggtcggggtgtctggtgggcacgggagagaatcccaggtcctccgtggagtcaaggtgagggccctgagggaggactgaggggagccTGGACTGCAGAACAGAGTTGGTCCTGGGAGGCCATAGGGCGGGATGAGCACGTAGAGCAGttcctgacatccgggtctcagagGCGCTGGGGAGGGGGAGCACGGGGCGGGGTCTCAGAGAGGCTGGGTAGGCGGTATAAGGGTCGGGGTGTCTGATGGGTACGGGAGAGAATCCCAGGTCCTGCGTGGAGTCAAGGTTAGGGCCCTGAGGGAAGACTGAggggagcctggaccccagaacagagttggccctgggaggccatagggcgggatgagcacgtgcagcacttcctgacatccgggtctcagagacgCTGCGTAGGGGGAGCACGGGGCGgggtctcagagaggctagggagggggtataagggtcggggtGTCTGGTGGGCACAGAAGAGAATCCCAGGTCCTGCATGGAGTCAAGGTGagggccctgagggaggactgaggggagcctggaccccagaacagagttggccctgggaggccatagggcgggatgagcacgtgcagcacttcctgacatccgggtctcagagacgCTGCGGAGGGGGAGCACGGGGCGgggtctcagagaggctaggGAGGCAGTATAAGGGTCGGGGTGTCTCGTGGGCACGGGGAGAATCCCAGGTCCTTCGTTGAGTCAAGGTGAGTgccctgagggaggactgaggggagcctggagcccagaacagagttggccctgggaggccatagggcgggatgagcacgtgcagcacttcctgacatccgggtctcagaCACCCTGGAGAGGGGGAGCACGGGGCGGGGTATCAGAGAGGCTGCAGAGGGGGTATAAGGGGCGGGGTGTCTGCTGGGCACTGCGGAGAATCGCAGGTCCTGTGTGGAGTCAAGGTGAGGGCCCTGAGGGAGCACTGAGGGCAGCCTGCAACCCAGAACTCAGTTGGCCCTGGGAGGCCGTCACgtgcagcacttcctgacatccgggtgTCAGAGAAGCTGGGGACCTGGGATAAGGGGCGGGGTCTCATGAGGGCAGAGGGTAAAATGTCAGGTCCCTGGTGGACTAAGGTTAGGGCCCTTAGGCAGGACTGAGGGGACCCTGAGGGAGGACAAAAGGGACCCACCAGATCACCGCCCTTGCAGGTGGCCGTGGGAGGCCCCGGGGTGGGATGAGCACGGTAGGCCTGTCCTGACGTCCTGACGTCAGGGTCTCGGAGAGACTGGAGACCTGGTATAAGGAGCAGGGACTCACACTGGCAGACGGGACAATCCCAGGTCCTGCCCAGAGTCCAGCCTGCACGCGAGGAAGGAAGGACTGAGGACGTTAGACCCCGACACAGGGAGGGATCCTTTGCCCTTCCGCGGGGGCCTTGGAGGCGCCAGGGCACGGTCAGCAGATGAGATGTTTCCTGACCTCTGGGTCGGGGTCCTCAGGAGGTCAGGTGTTTGGTGTGAGGGGTGAGCCTTCAGGTCCAGAGGGTGGACTCCCAGGACCCCGAGGGAGGACTGAGCAGACCCCCAGCCCTGGAACAGGGGCCTCAACAGAAACCTGCCCCTGTGGTCAGCGCTGGGAGGCCAGGCAGGATGtgaggaggaggtgaggaccCAGCATCTCTCCATCCTAGGACCCTCGGGAGGCCCTGGGCAGGTGCGGCCACCTGTGGGGCCCCCTCACTGCTTTCTGTTCAGATTCGGGGTCCTGTTCTGAGTTTCCCTTCCGGCCTGCAAAGGGGAGGGTCCAGGCCCTTAAGGGGAACAGTGAGCACGACGAGCGAGCCCCGAGGGGACCACCCACCCCAgaactcagaactggggggacctCACAGAGTCCGGCCCAATCCTCCTACCAGCACCGAGGCCCACAGTGTACACAAGAGGTGCGCCCTCCATTCCTCTTACAGGGGCTCCAGGAACCGGGAGGCGAAGGCCCAGGTCTGAGGACCGTGTCctcagggcacagagcagaggaggCCCAGGCAGCGCCAGGAGCCAAGGGGAGGTGCGTGCCCTGAGTGTGTACCCAGGGGCTCCCCCTCCCAGAACAGAGGGGACCCCACAACACCCAAGTCACCCCACCGCCCTGTCAGCCCCAGAACCTGGGGCCGTGCTGGCTGCACCCTGAGGAGCCCCCTCACTTCCTTCTTCAGGTTGGCAGGGGACAGGCCACCCGGGAGGAGCGCCCCTGTGAGGCCCGAGGGCAGCCCTTGAGACGAGACCTGTAAGTGGCCTTTGTCAGGGCTGCCCAGGGTGCCTTTCTCCGCCGAGGCCGCTCACACCCCCTCTCTACCCCAGGTACGAGGTCCCCTGCCCACACTCCCGTGGGCGGACCGACCCCAGTGATCAGGCCCCCGGTCGAGATGAGTGAGCTCCGCCAGCCTGAGGCCGACCTTGAGGCCCCAGTCCCGGCCCAGGGTCCGGTGGAGGCGCCGCTGCTGGGGGCTGCGGGGGAGGAGGCCGCATCCCCCTCGTCCTCCGCCTCCCCTGGCGCCCCCTCCTTCTCCGCCTATGCCGAGCCCTTGTCCCGTGAGGCACTTGTTGCGCTGATGGCTGACCTGGTGGGGTTCCTGCTCGTCAAGTTTCGTACCGGGGAGCCGACCTCCGAGGCGGAGATGCAGAGTACGGTCGTCCGGGAGCATCGGGACCACTTCCCCGTGGTCTTCCGCCTCGTTTGCGAGTGCCTGCAGCTGCTGTTTGGCGTGGACGTGAAGGTGGTGGACCCCCGCGAGCGCACCTACGTCCTGGTCCCCACCCTGGGCCTCACCTGGGATGCAGTGCTGAGCGACTGGCAGTGCACGCCCGAGGCCAGCCTCCCTCTGCTGGTCCTGACCATGGTCACCCTGTTCGGTGACCGCGTCCCTGAGGAGGAGGTGTGGGGAAAGCTAGGCACCCTGGGGTTTTGTGGCGGGAGGGAGCTGCTCACCGAAGTGTGGGTGCAGACGGGCTACCTGAAGTACCGGCAGGTGCCCCACAGCGACCCTGCCCGCTACGAGTTCCTGTGGGGTCCCCGGGCCTACGCGGAGGCCAGCGAGTGTCAGGTCCTGCAGCATCTGCTCAGGAGCAATAGCATGGCTCCCAGGTTCTTCCCATCCGTGTCTGCAGGGAGTGTGAGCGATGAGGAAGAGGGAGCCTGAGCCAGTGCAGCAGCCAGTCCCACGTCCAGCAGCTTCTCCcgtggggcaggaaggggggcTGCTCCTTCACTCTGAGTTTGAAGAGGGAGCGGTCAGCCTTCTAAGCAGTGAGAGCCGGGCGAGTTGGGGGAAGCCGGTGTGCAGCATTTTGGGTTCCTGTTGTGTATGTTGACATGGACTtccatgtctgttttctttaGGAATTTTTCAAATGTTGGTTCTTTGAATAGAAGACTAAACAAGCTTCAGTGTCTAACTTTGTGTATGACGTTAATCCCACAGGTATTTGCACTAATTCAGTTCAAGAACAAGAGTTTTGCTGTTTTGTAAGAGAGGTTGGGAAATCTCCCAGTTCGTTTTGTGACCGTGTACAAGACAACAGGGAATTGGAATCAGAACTGCTCTGGAAATGTGGAAGTCCTTAGCAGTGATATAGAtggtggaagaaatagaaaaataaaagtcattgtTGTTCCAATTCTTGCTTCCCTGTCTTGTCTGTCATTCTGTAAATAAAACGAACTATCTCTGTTGAGTTGGATTTGCACGGGTATTTTAAGAAAGTAGGAGAAGGTTCATCTGCGTCAATAAGCCCCCTGCCCACTGGTTTGTTTATTCCGCAGACCTCCACGGAGCCTCTGCTCTCCGGAAGGGCCTGTGTTAGTAGCGGGAACGCTAGGAAAAGCAGGACACACCCACACCTAGAGTGATGGTCTAGGAGCCACTGTCACATGAGGAAGGTGGTGAGACGTCCCCTAAGTCCCACAGAATAAGACAACATGGGACGAGGCGGTGGGGCTCCAGGAGCGAGCCCTGGAGTGTTAAGTGCCCCGAGCCAGGGCACTTCgggcctttgggaagtggggGTTCCTTCTGTgggaggtgatggtgatgaagctgggtggtggcagcagccagACATGCAGAGGGTGTGTCTTGGGTTGCAGGGGAAAGTCTGAAATGGGACATTGCTGTGAGATGTCCTTCTGGGTCGTGGATAAAGCCGAGAGAAATCTcgccctggggcaggaaggaaggggtgcTGGTTCTTGTTGCATTGCAGTGGGCCACAGTGAAGAGGTAGGTGTTTCATAGCCGCCATCTGCAAGGATTTCCAGAGAAATGAGGGTCTTGCTCTTTGAAGCCCTGCTCGGTATTCCCGGGGCtggccctcctctccctgccctgggagAGCATATTACCAACTGTATGGAAACGACCATTTTAGTCACCTGGAGTTTACTTTGGCCACTTGTGAGCAAGGTCTAGATTTCAGTgggatgaaatgaatgaaaatagggGGTTTGAAAGAAGAGAGGCTGCCGAAGTGGAAAGGAGTCGCCGTGCGACTGGAATCCTGGGAGCTTTGCGTGAGCTGCACCCAGCTGGGGAAATCACCACCCTTCCCTCCATGccgacagacacacacacacacacacacacacacacacacacacacacacacacacacacatccaaatTGAATAATAAATCCTCCAGGAGTAAAACACACAGAACAGCAATTTTGACTGGTTTTCTATTCCGTTTCCTATGGAGCTGCAAATTCTCTGAGATGTcatgaaaagaaagcaatttcCAGAGGGGAGAAGGACAGAGTCTGGGATCAGAATAATACTAGAAATAAGTCCTAGCCACTAAGAAGCAACGTCCGCCAGTGTCCCCGCGTTCAGGCAGGTGCAGAAATATGGCGGCATCAGAGACCCACAGGTTTGGGCTGTGACCTGGCATCGAAAGGAAGGGGCAACTCCTGGGCCTAATGGGATTGGGAGGTCACTGCAGTGGGAGGTGCAGACGGCGCCGGGGGCTAAAGAGGCAGCCCTCCCTGCTGAGCGCCATACGACAACGTGAACATTACGTGGGATTCTGGATTTGAAGCACCTGCCATATAGCAGGTGGGCACTTGGAAAAGGTGGAGAATTTCAGGGCCAATGTAACCTGCTCAGACACTCCTGCCGGAAAAGAAGGGGATTTTGTCATCACAAATGGTAAGCACTCCCGGGGGAAAGCAGGGATTCCTAGTGCCTGTTCGTGCAGTGAACTGACTGATGGGGGACAGTGCTAGCCCAGGGACGGCCGTGGCAGGCAGCGCAGCAGCGGCCGGGACACGCCAAGAGCGCCCCAGGGACATTCAGGAAGACACTTTTCAGGGGGGCAGCAGCACCCTCCCCAGTAGACTCTGGACGAGCACACACCACCCCGGCACACAGCCAGTCCTGACCAGGGCGGGGCAGGGCACACGGGAGCTGCTGCCCATCAGCGGGAAGCTCTGACGTTCTCTACGTGCACTGAGCCTGCCCCCTGAGGGGCTGGTGTGAGTTGTCTCAGCCGTGGCCCTGTTTCCCGAGAAGCCCCCATTCCCCAGCCCCAGCTAACGTCTGCTCTGAGCTCCAGCCTCCTTGGCAAAGGGCTGACCTCCTGCCTGGCTCTCGCCTACACTCCTCTGTGGCAAATATCGCCGGCTGCTGCTTTAGGGGCCTTTGTGAGCAAGTGCGGGGGCCCGGGCCTGGGCCTGTGCCTGTCCGTGGTCCCTGAGCTGGGGCTGGGCACAGCATAGGGCTGGGTTGGTGGCGGGATGCAGGGTGTGAAGCCAAGTGACATTCACAAGACAGCAGCAGGGTGTAAAGCCACGTGTGAGCAAGCATCCAGGAGGAGGGGCATCCGCAGGGCCCTGAAGGGCACAGACACTCACGCCCCGTGGGGATGCGGAGAGTCCTCCAGCCCGGCGGTCCCCGTGCTTTGAATGCAGGCTTGCCGCCTGCCTGACAGCCAGTGTGCCCGGGGAAGTGAGCCTGCAGGAGAACGTGGGGCCACCACGCCGCTGGGACAGAAGGGAGCAGAGTGGGCAGTGGAAGGAGAGAGCAGGGCCCAAGCCTGAGCATAGGAGCCGCCTTCAGAGGGCCGTGCCTCGGACCCCCACGTCCGGGGCCCTTCTCCATCCTCACGCCCTCAGTCCTAGACCCTCACCCTCCTCCCTGGCCCTCGTGTCCCTTTCACGAGAGATGGTGACCTGATGGGGCTGGGGAGGCCACGTGGGCAGAATCCAGTGTCAGGCTCTCATGGGCACTAACGCCTGGCttccctgtgttttctccattatgtGGCCTGAGGCGTCAGGTAGTAGGACCCCGTGGAGGACAGCTGAATCCCCCTTGACTGTTGGGGAGACAGGTCAGGCCAGTGCGGGGATGGGTCTTTGCACGCATATGATGCTTAGCTTGAATAAGAGTCCTTCTAGTGACAAGCTGATCTAATCATGGAGACTCCCTACGCCtcgatttctccatctgtaaaatgggcctccTAACAGTACCAGGCAAAAGCATTGGTGAGGGTTTCCCCATGATGTGACCTGCTTGTAAAAAGCCTGTGCAAATGAAGTGGTCGGTGGCTGTAGCTCTTGTTACTGAGTGTGTAAGAAGGATGCGCCCTCCCCCATGTTGTGAGGATTCCCGACCAGTGCACGTCTTGGGATCCCCGCGTACGTGGATTAGCGCAGTTTTTCTTTTCTCGTGAACATTTGTTGTCAGAATGCTTGGGCTCGCCTTCCTCGTCTTCTCGCTTGTCCCCGTTCAAGATGAGGCGGTTGATCTGAGGTGTCGCCTCCATTGGAACACGGGTGTTTGCAGCTTTAGGTCCCAAGTGCCTCTTTGGCCGCGTGCCATAAGTCCTGGGGCCTTTGGtatgtgttttcttcatttcaaagtattttctagtttCCCTTGTGATGTCTTGTACGTTCCCTGGGctattgttatggactgaactgcgTCCCCCCAAAATTTGCATGTTGAAGCCCCAATCccctagaacctcagaatgtcACTGTGACTGGAGTTAGTGGTTCTTAGGTtgaaatgaggccattaggatgAGGTCTAATCCAAGATGGCTGGTGCCCTTGAGGGAAGAGCGGATCAGCACACGCAAGGAgagaaggcaggggctgggggtgcgTGCACAGAGGGTGACCACGTGAGGGGCGGTAAGAGCACGGCCACCTGCGACCAAGGAGACCGGCCGCAGTACAAGCCACCCCTGCTGGACCCTCCCTCTCGGCCTCCTGGTCGGAACCACCGTGAGAATCTGTGTCTGCTGTTTCAGCCCCTCATCCTGTGCTGTGGGATTTGGCATCGTCCCAGACTAATGCGGTTATTTGGGGACGCACGGCTCAATTTCCCTCTCTTTGCAGATTTCCcacatttccttctgttattgaggTCTAATTTCACTCTATTTTGGCCAGAGGacatactttatatgatttcagcCCTTTTGTTTGTATCCCCTTAAGTTTACTGAGGGATGCTGTGTGGCCTGACGCGTGGAGTACCCTGGAGAACGTTCTAGGTACGCTTGACGAGCACGTGTCTACTCTGTTCGAGCACGTGTCTACTCTGTTCTTGGGGCTAATAGTCTACACATGTCATGAGACCTAGTCTTTGTACAGTGCTGTTCAAATCTGTGATTCCCGTACTGCGGTGCTCTCTGGTCGCTGTACCCATAATGAAAGCAGGCTGTGTTAGTCTGCTTAGAGCTGCCATAGCAAAGTCCCACAGAGGGGGTGGCTAAAACTACAGAAATGTACTGGGTCCCAGTCCTGGTGGCTAGAAGTCCAACCTCAACTTGCTGGAAAGTGCAGTTTCAGGTGAGGGAAGGCGTCTGTTCCTGGCTCGCAGGCAGCTGGTTTTCTCTTGGTCCCTCACTTGGCTGCTTCTCTGAACAGGttgtgggggagaagggaggcagggagagagagtggtgggggagggagagagagagagagaaagagggagggagggagagaaagggggagagacaaagggagggaaggagggagggagggagagaggtggagggagggagataggtggagggagggagagagtgaaagggagagagagggagcgagggagagagagaaagagggagggagagacggagggaaagagacagggagggaaggagggagggagggagagagagagagaaagaggcagggagggagggagagaaaggggcagagacaaagggaggaaaggagggagggagggagagagggggagggaggggtaggggagagagagagagagagagagacacacacacacacacaggagggagggaggaatcgaaagcaagagagagagggacggagggaaggagagagagaaggggaatgagggagggagtgaggcgGTAGGgagtgaaggagagaggagagagagagagagagagatggagggagtgatagaggggaagggaggaagggagagagagagaggggaagggggagggaaggagggcaggagagaagagggggagggagggagagacagggaagggagagagagataaggagcagggaaggagggagagagggggagggagggagagagataaagggaggggggcgagggagggaaagagagagggggaggaaggtaggggcagagagagagagagagggagcggggagagagggggcagagggggagggagggatggagagagagagggacggaGGGACAGAaacggagggagagagagggagggaggttgggagggtggaagagaggctgagggagggagggagggagatcttcagtgtctcttcctcttttccaaaggACACCGCTCTTGTCGGACTAGGGTCCCAcccttgtgacctcatttaaccttactgACTTCCCCAAGGGTGCTATCTCCAAATACATGTACCTTGGGATTAGCACTGCAACAGGTGGACTTAATGgttggggtgggagctgggggatCCATTTGAATCCATCACAGGGGGGACCGAAGTCTCCCACTTCTACTGTAGACCGGTTTCTTCCGTCCCCTCTGTCCATTTTTGCATCGTTCACTTGGGGCGCTGCTGTTGGGCTGCTCAAGAGACCCCCCTGACGTGCACTAGCTGTTGCATTGTGACAGACGGGAGCGGCAGATGGGACCACCCCTCACCCGGGCAGACCCGGGGCTCCTCTGGCTGCTGGTGCTTGGATCATTCCTGGTACCTTGGGTctacttcccctcctcccccaacccacctattttttcttttctgtgtttctggcCACCCCACaaggcttgggggatcttagatccccgaccagggattgaacccgggccaccgcagtgaaagcatggagtcctaacccctggaactcCAGGCAATTcccgctccccgccccctccttaGCAGTGTTTGGGAGGGGATGTCGCCCTATCGCTGTGACAGCCACAGAGTCCTGGCCAGGTCCCCCGGCCCATCCCCCACACGTGGAGGCAGCAACTGTGAGCTGGGGGTGCGCCCTGGCCTTCAGTGCTCTGTACACACCACTGGGCGCTGACCACAAGGACTCGCGGTATAAGCGCGACACCCCAGCGCCCAGAGGGTGGTGGAGCATGGCGCCCTTGAAGTGTTTAGCTCgaaaggcaaggaaaagagaaccaggaaaatgtctccagacgcaGGACCCGCAGTGAAAAGCAAACCTCAATCCTGCTGTCCAGACACCAGAGCACCCCCAAACTGAACACCCGCAGGCCCCTGCCAGGGACCGTCACCTCCACACCTGTGCGTCTCAGGACAGTAAGGGCTCTTTTCAGGCCTCTGACCAGGGGAGGCCTGAGctcttctcatctgtcaaatcaAGACCCTGCTGGACACGATGCCCCCGCAACTGTGAAGCCGCGGGTGCCAGGGCCTTCCTTGTGCTTGTCCAGCCCTTCAAGGGTCTTTCTAGTGGGTGGACACAGGGCGTCTGAGGGGCTTCACTGGCTAGCTGCTAGGTGCCCGCACTGTGCCGGGGGTGGGCTGTCACCTGTCATCGTTTCCTGCTGAGGGGACTCAACTGCTCAGCCACGCCCAGGACGGAGGCGCCAAACATGTGTTGGGTGGAACATCGCTCTCATGTCCCCGTGCTCTTTACTGCCCTGCAAGGTTCTGGCCGCGTTACCACCTCCGTGTGTCTGCAGGGTCTGCCTGGTCAGGGTCCTCTGTGGGCCTGCCTGGAGGGGTCGGGTATTCCAGGAAACAGCGGGAGCCCATGCAGCAGCAGCAAAGGGGCTCAGGGGCCGACGGATCAAGGTCAGGGAGGCGGCAGGCCTGGCGGCCACCTCGGGCATCCAGGATGCGCAAGAGGCAGCAGCGCGGCCCCCGGGAGCTGCGCGGTGGGGGGGAAGGCTGAGGACTTGGGGGGGGTGCGGCGGCCAGGCCCGGCACGGGCCAGGGAGGACTCATCTGGGCGGGAGGCCAGGAGCAGCAGAGCCAGGGGACCTCGGCTGGCTGGGCCACCTCTGCCAGGACAGGGACTAGAGGGACCAGAACCTGCGCGTTGGGATCCGGCGTGGGGGGCTCGGCTGCTGTCCAAGGAGGGGCCGGAGCGACAGAGTCAGTCCTGGCCAGGGCGGAGGCATGGTCGAGTTGCGGGTAGCTCGGGGTCCCCTGGATGTGCTCAGGAGACGGTGGGAGGCCGTCCTGTGGCTCCGCGGCGCTGGGCGCCGGGAGGTGCCCCGGGGCTGCCGGCTCGCCGTCCACCTGCCCGGATGCTGGTTTAGTGTGTACTCTCGGCTTCATCCTCACCAGGAGGTGCGGGCAGTCTCTCTGAAACAGGGGACTGTGGTAGAAGTGTAACTGAGGTCGCGgttgagagagaaaaggaaaccccgaGTCACAAAAGAGTTGCTCGCAAGCAGCAGCCGcctggctgggcccctgggcGCCCTCCCCCAGCCGACCCAGGGCCTCTTTGGAGAAAGCGGGACCCGGTCCCAGCAGGACGCTGTGCCCCAGCTTTGACATCCCCGAGACTCGCTCACTCACCATCACCTTTCGCCCttggaaaatgactgaaaatggCCCCTTAGGACGAGTACAAGGCCCACGAAAGGGGACTTGGCGTTTGCATGTACGAGACTGCAACAAGGTTCGGTAGCTTTCTAAGGAAGTGTCCGAATCGCCCCCTGGCCAGCACCTCCAGGGGCCAGACCGGGGACGCTGACTGCTTCCCAGGAAAGGACCTGCGCCCCCACTCAAGTGATGCTCTGGAGCTATGGGAGTCAAGGGGGCACAcagacctccc
This window harbors:
- the LOC137217300 gene encoding heat shock transcription factor, X-linked-like produces the protein MAADKKGPAAGRAPGFGKAPLPPDTAAPALGSGSCTPQSLALDQPVPAGHPDLRLLPGEAAFQDLTEEPLLKRPRTACEAVWEGSLLFHPFPRKLWTIVHSSRFASIGWNEDGTCIGVNRPLFQKEVLDRDGLDKVFKTERVESFIRQLNRYGFSKVYQDMHTSLCMTNLSTKERPAHVLSERDCPHLLVRMKPRVHTKPASGQVDGEPAAPGHLPAPSAAEPQDGLPPSPEHIQGTPSYPQLDHASALARTDSVAPAPPWTAAEPPTPDPNAQVLVPLVPVLAEVAQPAEVPWLCCSWPPAQMSPPWPVPGLAAAPPPSPQPSPPPRSSRGPRCCLLRILDARGGRQACRLPDLDPSAPEPLCCCCMGSRCFLEYPTPPGRPTEDPDQADPADTRRW
- the LOC137217607 gene encoding melanoma-associated antigen 8-like — encoded protein: MSELRQPEADLEAPVPAQGPVEAPLLGAAGEEAASPSSSASPGAPSFSAYAEPLSREALVALMADLVGFLLVKFRTGEPTSEAEMQSTVVREHRDHFPVVFRLVCECLQLLFGVDVKVVDPRERTYVLVPTLGLTWDAVLSDWQCTPEASLPLLVLTMVTLFGDRVPEEEVWGKLGTLGFCGGRELLTEVWVQTGYLKYRQVPHSDPARYEFLWGPRAYAEASECQVLQHLLRSNSMAPRFFPSVSAGSVSDEEEGA